One window from the genome of Hydra vulgaris chromosome 02, alternate assembly HydraT2T_AEP encodes:
- the LOC100197507 gene encoding ribonuclease Y isoform X3, producing the protein MQKNEFTFEEMKKEFILMDEEIKEKNLKIVELKNELAQKVKALDEKEEAVVKMIEQTEELHENLAELDARFERSEKMNLQLKEEKEEAREAVEKELQELKRIAKTSEDALNDLRNNFKQFIERAVEPVTNYLQKNKGSKIPIKKTKGYRLLKTIEIDLQKILNDVTSNAV; encoded by the exons atgcaaaaaaacgaGTTTACGTTTGAAGAAATGAAGAAAGAGTTCATTCTAATGGACGAAGAGATCAAAGAAAaa AACTTGAAAATTGTTGAACTAAAAAACGAGCTGGCCCAAAAAGTAAAGGCACTAGATGAAAAGGAAGAAGCTGTTGTCAAAATGATTGAACAAACGGAAGAACTTCACGAGAATCTTGCAGAGTTAGATGCAAGATTCGAAAGATCGGAAAAAATGAACTTACaactaaaagaagaaaaagaagaagcaAGAGAAGCTGTTGAAAAAGAACTGCAGGAACTAAAGCGTATAGCT AAAACCTCAGAAGATGCTCTAAACGACTtacgtaataattttaaacagtttattgaAAGAGCTGTTGAACCAGTAACAAattacttacaaaaaaataaaggctCAAAAATTccaataaagaaaacaaaaggaTACCGATTGCTGAAAACTATTGAGATCGATTTGCAAAAGATTTTGAATGATGTAACAAGCAATgcagtttaa
- the LOC100207207 gene encoding uncharacterized LOC100207207: protein MTNKRKFVREEKVEADSDKIGNVEDEAPKQLEETDHNLSTDLDKPLSSLTSESIINHVQSIIDNMEVKRKDDETLIGEFRKSMEIQTEIWCDLLEKTLAKVYMKNNNTCQEKFQQLHTILGRISQLEQEMSSFKQSLNSLYAEVQATYPSLQ from the exons ATGACTAACAAACGCAAGTTTGTGAGAGAAGAAAAGGTTGAAGCAGACAGTGATaa GATTGGAAATGTAGAAGACGAGGCACCGAAGCAACTAGAAGAAACTGATCATAACTTATCCACAGATTTAGATAAACCGCTAAGCTCTTTAACATCTGAATCAATAATTAACCATGTGCAATCTATAATTGATAATATGGAAGTCAAAAGAAAAGACGACGAAACCCTAATCGGAG AGTTTCGAAAATCTATGGAGATACAAACTGAGATCTGGTGTGATCTTTTGGAAAAGACACTTGCAAAAGTTTACatgaaaaataacaatacttgTCAAGAAAAGTTTCAACAGCTGCATACCATATTAGGACGAATAA gtCAGCTTGAACAAGAAATGTCttcttttaaacaatctttaaatTCATTGTATGCTGAAGTACAAGCTACCTATCCATCATTGCAGTAG